The following proteins are co-located in the Patescibacteria group bacterium genome:
- a CDS encoding YeeE/YedE thiosulfate transporter family protein codes for MNEKKITTIPEKKNYFQLIIGLVFGIFFGFLLQKGGATKYDVIIGQLLLVDNTVVKIMLSAVVTGMIGIYFMKTMGLIQLHPKPGSFGMSVVGGLIFGVGFAVLGYCPGTIAGAVGNGYLDAITGGLVGIIIGAGLYASIYHKLKGKILQKGYFGNITLPELFKVNDWVIVLPLSAALIFLLYWMEKAGL; via the coding sequence ATGAATGAAAAAAAAATTACTACGATTCCTGAGAAGAAAAATTATTTCCAATTGATAATTGGATTAGTATTCGGAATATTCTTTGGATTTCTCCTTCAAAAAGGTGGTGCAACAAAGTATGATGTTATCATTGGGCAATTACTTCTTGTAGACAACACTGTAGTGAAAATCATGTTGTCTGCTGTGGTGACAGGTATGATAGGAATTTATTTCATGAAAACCATGGGATTGATTCAACTTCATCCAAAGCCCGGTTCGTTCGGTATGAGCGTTGTTGGGGGATTGATCTTCGGTGTCGGTTTTGCCGTCTTAGGTTATTGTCCCGGTACAATTGCCGGTGCGGTAGGGAATGGTTATCTTGATGCCATAACAGGTGGTTTAGTAGGTATTATTATTGGTGCTGGTCTTTATGCGTCAATATATCATAAATTAAAAGGTAAAATATTACAGAAGGGATATTTTGGTAATATAACCTTACCTGAATTGTTTAAAGTGAACGATTGGGTGATCGTGTTACCACTGAGTGCAGCATTGATCTTTCTTCTATATTGGATGGAAAAAGCAGGTTTGTAG